In the Candidatus Bathyarchaeota archaeon genome, TAGATGTTTCAATATTCTACAAAGGCAAGTGTACTAGAAATGCTGGATTTGCTGTTATGGATCTTTTGGTTCATACTCGGTGCAAATAGTTTTTGGTTCTTCACTCAGGCTAAAAAATTACGACCTTTAACTTTAGATGAACTTGTTATCTTGTGGAAACTACACAAACAGCAAACGGAATGTGACGCACCGATTTCAAAAATGGAACCAATCATAAACACACAGTCATATGAGTTTGTGAGTTTCAAATGCGAATGTGATTACCGATATTTGTCAAAACGTCTAATCACTCAAAGAGACGCACGTAAGCTTAACATGTTTTCTCAAATACGGGCAAGAAAAGAAGTAATAAGTGAAGTTGCGCGCAAACATATTCAGCGTCAAATATAGAAAAAAGATATGGTGTAGGCAAAGACATAGCTTATCCAGACTTGGTTAAAATTCGTTCATTCGAAAATTTGAAACCTCTAATAAGCTTCGTGTAAAAATGAGTAATAGAGAAGATGTTATGTCTATTAGTATAAAGAAAGCGAAAGTTCACGACTTAGAAAAGCTCTACCGCATTGAAAAAGAATGTTTCACATCTGAAGCTTTTTCGAAGGAACAAACAGCATTTCTCTTAGGAAACCCAAACTCAATAAGCCTTTTGGCTCAGATGAACGATGAAATTGTAGGTTTCATTATCGCATTGATTTATGAAAGGAACAATGAAAAAGCGGGCCATGTCTTCACGTTGGATGTTGCCATAAAGGCTCGCAGAAGGGGAGTAGGGCTGAGACTACTTTGGAATTTGGAACAAATTCTTAGAAGTAAAGGAGTCAATGTTTGTTATTTAGAAGTAAAAGTTGACAATGTGGCTGCACGTGAACTCTATAAAAAATTAGGCTATGTTGAAATTGAGCACTTGAAAGACCACTATTATCTAAGAGAAGATGGAGTTAGACTACGGAAAATTCTGCAGTAGTTTGCTTCAAGTCATATAGCTACTTTTCTAGGAACCAAAGGTAAAGGTTTCTTCGTGCGTCAAACTCCCTTTTAAGGGCTCCACTTTCCACCTCAACCAACACAAGCTCAGCTGTCGCACCAACCAGACATCCTGGCAAAATATGACCCCCAAAAGCATCACCTTTATTGTCGCTAACCACTATATGCCCATGAACAACAAGCTCAGCCTTATCTTTAACAGAAATGTTTCCCATGCACGAAACTATTTCCAACGGGCCGTCTTTCTCAATTGGCTCATATTTTCCTTCTTTGTAGTAGCCTAAAACTGTTTTTTTCAGGGTGCCTATGAGGAAGAAGAAGCCGGAATTGACATTGTTTTGTTTAGCTGTCGAAGTAATAGTCGTAAGCAAGTCCTCATCTTCAAAGAGCCTAGAAAAAACTACTCTTTTGATTTTAGATTCAACACTTTTCATATTAAGCCTCCTTATGCACTGCCTAGCGCTATAATGTTAAAAATTTTTTGGAATGCTCATTCGTTATTTACATAGTTAGACTCGGATTCAGCATCGTTATTACAATTTCATAATCATTATATCACAAATACACCTCTTCAAAATTGTGATTCACTTGCAAACAAAAATAGAAAACCATAGATTGAGCGCATTTATCAATGGTCTTCTAAGCGGCTTAGGTTTGATTCTAATTATATGGGGACTTGCTTCTATAGTTACACTATCCGCAAGCAGCGCCACCGTTTACATAGGCCTCATCTTGTTTGGAGTACTTGTGTTTGTGGGTGGTGGGTTCCGCGAAGCTTACATATGGGGCAGATTTTCAATGCAACCAAGCATTCGAAAGAAAACTTCTATAACACGAACCCAACCCGTAGCACCGTTAAAACCAACAGCGCAACCACAACAAACAAGAGCAACAGCTCAGGCGGCATCTCAAGAACAAACAGATCCGAATCGTGTGACAACGGAACAAATAACAGAATATCCTGTTGGAACACAAACACGCGAGACTGTTGTTTACGAGCAAGAAAGGCAGACGTAAACCTAACGTGTTAGTGCGTACACTCCACAAGCCTGCTGAATTATTTTGTTAGTGTAAAACACGATACTAACCGCAACGAAAATTTTCGAGAAACAAAATCATCCAAAAGAGCGAAACCACGAAGACATAACACTTATCTAAATTACCTCTGAATAGCGTGCTGTGAGGAATTTCAGATGATTAAGCTCAAGGCAAAAATAATTGATTTAGAAGTTGGCAAACGAATGATTTTACTTCACGAAAAAGACGTTCAAGAAATCGGAATTTTAGCTCACGATTGGGTGAAAATCACTTTTGGAAAACGAAAGGCAGTAGCCTTCGTTGATACTACAAAATCTTATTTGAAACAGGGAGAAATCGGAATTTTCAGAGATGTTTATGAAGAATTCAAGGTTAAAGAAGGCGCAAAAATCTCTGTTTCCTCGGCGAAGCCGCCAGAATCGATAAAATTTATTCATAAGAAGATGAATGGCAAGCCTTTAACTAAAGAAGAATACCACGCTATAATACAAGACGTCGTCAACCACAGACTTGGCGAAGTACAGATTGCTGCTTTCCTTTTAGCCGAGGAATTTCATGGCTCAACAATGGACGAAATTGAATACTTAACCCGCGCCATGGTTGAGACAGGAACGATAATCGATTTTGACCGCCCATGCTATGACAAACACAGCATAGGAGGTGTGCCGGGCAACAAAGTCACACTGCTAATCGTTCCCATCGTAGCAGCAGCTGGACTGTTGATTCCAAAAACTAGCAGCCGCGCTATAACCAGCGCCTCAGGAACCGCTGACACAATGGAAGTGGTTGCTGACGTTGAATTCGACGCCGCAGAACTAAAAGAAATTGCATTAAAAACCTCTGGAGCAATCGTCTGGGGCGGAAAACTCGGCATTGCACCAGCTGACGACTTACTAATTCGTATTGAACATCCACTGGATATAGACCCTTTTGGACAAATGCTGGCAAGCATTCTTTCCAAAAAACTGTCAGTTGGGGCAGATCATGTAGTAATTGACATTCCTGTAGGAGAAGGAGCAAAAGTCACTACGGTAGAAGGTGCAAAAAAATTCGCTAAAAGTTTCGTGGAACTAAGTGAGCGCTTCAACATACACCTTCAATGCGGCATCACTTATGGAGGACAACCCGTCGGGCACATGGTAGGTCCAGCATTAGAAGCACGAGAAGCATTAATCGCACTACAAGGAAAAGGACCGGCAAGCCTAGCTGAAAAATCCACAGCATTAGCAGGTATACTCCTAGAGATGGGATTTGTAGCCCAACCGGGCCAAGGTAAGGATTTGGCTAAAGGAATCCTTGCTTCTGGAAAGGCTTTAGAAAAAATGCGAGAAATTATCGAAATTCAAGGAGGCCCCCCAAAAATTCGCCCCGATGACATTAACATTGGACAACACACCGTGGCGCTTAAAGCGCCTTGTGATGGATTTGTAACGAACGTCAGCAATGCTGCAATAACTGCCATCGCTAGAGCGGCTGGAGCTCCCCGAGAAAAAGGGGCAGGAGTCGCGTTACGCTGGAAGAGGGGATACAAGGTGAAGAGAAATGATGTTTTGTTTGAAGTATACGCTGAGCGAGCGTCGAAGCTTAACGACGCTTATAACTTAGCTTTATCGATGAATCCTGTTACTATAGAAGGGATGCTTTTACACAAAATCCCAGAATTTTAATGGAAAATTCTAAAGTCTCAGGTTTGTTAGAATAATTAGGAAGTTGGAGAAAAGAACTGTTGGCAGGGCTACCAGAAAAGGAGGACTCAAGGGCGTTTGAAAGCTTTCGCCGTCTTAGTGTGTAATACCACTTGGAAATGTGGACGTGTGGAAAGGCAAGTAGTCAATTATCTGCGAGCGCAATTTACTAGGTTTGGTCATGTAAAAATGCCACTAAGAGAAATCTTGTTACACTTCAAGCTGAGTGGAAAAAAGAAAAATGAGTTTCTCGACGCCATAAAACGTCTTGAAAAGCGACACATAATCAGGATTGAAATGTTATAAAGCTATTTTTCTAACAGCAGATTTCTAGCGTTTTTAATCCATGATCAGTGATTTTTGATGAGATTTGTAGTTTTTCTGCCAACTCTTCAGCAGAAGCTGCCGGCAAGCTATTACTGTAGCAATACCCAGCGCTTTCAGTTGCTCAGCTCTTTTTTCACCTATTCCTTTATTCGTGTTAACTCCATAAGGGATTCAACAGCTGGAGAAGGTATGATGGAAAGCAGTTTCTGTTTCTTAGGTCGCAGACTGTAACCAAAAATGAAAGCTGTAATTCCGAACAGGGCTAAGACAAAAACAATCGCATTGTAAATCAGCATTCCGCCCATAGGTTCTTCTAAAGAGGCACTATTGAATATGGTGTAACAGACCACTACTAAGAGTATTACGCCGAATATGTATAGGAGATAATCCGAACGCAATTTTTTCCCTAGCCAGCATTATGATTTGTTTGAGCACATAAATAACTTTTCCAGCATCTTAAAGATAAAAAAGGGAAGAGGAAGCTATTTTCCTACCACTTTTCTCGTAGCAATCTCGATGTCTTCTTTCTTCACAGTCTTACGTCCTGCGTGCATTGCATATTCAATCGCTTCTTTAGCGATTTTAATGCCAATATCTTCAAGGGCGACTGCTAAGGCATTTGCTGCACTTTCGCTCACTCTGTCAGCTTTGGCTTTTTTGATTATTCGGTGCATAGGCGCAATAGACAACTCTAAATTAGCCATTTAACCATCTCTGTAGCCTCTTTTTCTATTTAAGCCAGTATTTAACCCTTATCCTCAGTTCTCAGACAAAATTCTTTCTTAGCAGTCACACAGCAATACATAAAAACCAGCAACGAACACTGAAAAAGCCATGAGATTCGTAGACGCGCATGTACATCTGTCAGATTCAGAATACGAAGCGTACATCGACGAAATTATAAAAGACGCTAAAAGGTCAAACGTTGTTGCTTTGGTGTCTAACTCGATGAAT is a window encoding:
- a CDS encoding GNAT family N-acetyltransferase, with translation MSNREDVMSISIKKAKVHDLEKLYRIEKECFTSEAFSKEQTAFLLGNPNSISLLAQMNDEIVGFIIALIYERNNEKAGHVFTLDVAIKARRRGVGLRLLWNLEQILRSKGVNVCYLEVKVDNVAARELYKKLGYVEIEHLKDHYYLREDGVRLRKILQ
- a CDS encoding DNA-binding protein gives rise to the protein MKSVESKIKRVVFSRLFEDEDLLTTITSTAKQNNVNSGFFFLIGTLKKTVLGYYKEGKYEPIEKDGPLEIVSCMGNISVKDKAELVVHGHIVVSDNKGDAFGGHILPGCLVGATAELVLVEVESGALKREFDARRNLYLWFLEK
- a CDS encoding AMP phosphorylase encodes the protein MIKLKAKIIDLEVGKRMILLHEKDVQEIGILAHDWVKITFGKRKAVAFVDTTKSYLKQGEIGIFRDVYEEFKVKEGAKISVSSAKPPESIKFIHKKMNGKPLTKEEYHAIIQDVVNHRLGEVQIAAFLLAEEFHGSTMDEIEYLTRAMVETGTIIDFDRPCYDKHSIGGVPGNKVTLLIVPIVAAAGLLIPKTSSRAITSASGTADTMEVVADVEFDAAELKEIALKTSGAIVWGGKLGIAPADDLLIRIEHPLDIDPFGQMLASILSKKLSVGADHVVIDIPVGEGAKVTTVEGAKKFAKSFVELSERFNIHLQCGITYGGQPVGHMVGPALEAREALIALQGKGPASLAEKSTALAGILLEMGFVAQPGQGKDLAKGILASGKALEKMREIIEIQGGPPKIRPDDINIGQHTVALKAPCDGFVTNVSNAAITAIARAAGAPREKGAGVALRWKRGYKVKRNDVLFEVYAERASKLNDAYNLALSMNPVTIEGMLLHKIPEF
- a CDS encoding NFYB/HAP3 family transcription factor subunit produces the protein MANLELSIAPMHRIIKKAKADRVSESAANALAVALEDIGIKIAKEAIEYAMHAGRKTVKKEDIEIATRKVVGK